A DNA window from Chrysiogenia bacterium contains the following coding sequences:
- a CDS encoding cytochrome c encodes MKKLALLLFLAVAALMLPGRASAGEKHDGVKLYRLYCAQCHGLHGDSFGVNSYDMDVAPRDHTDTAEMSARTDAELFKAIKFGGKAVNKSILMPNWDGNLSDEEIHALVKYLRELCCKKGDNK; translated from the coding sequence ATGAAGAAACTCGCACTCCTGCTCTTCCTTGCTGTGGCGGCGCTGATGCTGCCGGGGCGTGCATCAGCGGGGGAGAAACATGACGGCGTGAAGCTCTACCGGCTTTACTGCGCCCAGTGCCATGGCCTCCACGGTGACAGTTTCGGCGTCAATTCCTACGACATGGATGTTGCGCCGCGTGACCACACCGATACGGCAGAAATGTCGGCACGCACCGATGCCGAGCTGTTCAAAGCCATCAAGTTTGGTGGCAAGGCCGTCAACAAGTCGATTCTCATGCCCAACTGGGATGGAAATCTCTCTGATGAAGAAATCCACGCGCTGGTGAAATACCTGCGGGAGCTCTGCTGCAAAAAAGGAGACAACAAGTGA